Proteins from one Sabethes cyaneus chromosome 2, idSabCyanKW18_F2, whole genome shotgun sequence genomic window:
- the LOC128738550 gene encoding putative ATP synthase subunit f, mitochondrial — MAFGDYPAEYNPKVHGPYDPARFYGKPDTPFGQVKLSELGSWFGRRDKHPRAAAGAVSRAFWRWQHKYWQPKRMGIAPFFQVIVGGMVFFYTINYGKLKHHRNYKYH, encoded by the coding sequence ATGGCTTTCGGTGATTATCCCGCGGAGTACAATCCGAAGGTCCACGGTCCGTACGATCCGGCCCGTTTCTACGGCAAACCCGATACCCCGTTCGGGCAGGTAAAGCTCAGCGAGCTGGGCTCCTGGTTCGGTCGCCGTGACAAACACCCACGAGCTGCCGCCGGAGCCGTCAGCCGTGCCTTCTGGAGATGGCAACACAAGTACTGGCAGCCGAAACGCATGGGAATCGCTCCCTTCTTCCAGGTGATTGTCGGCGGAATGGTCTTTTTCTACACCATCAACTACGGCAAGCTGAAGCACCACCGAAACTACAAGTACCATTAG
- the LOC128738548 gene encoding WW domain-containing adapter protein with coiled-coil homolog, which translates to MVMHARKPQRLLNDGYHQSHQYQNSKYTSSKRDYEREASRSGGYGRDRDSPAGSSMNNGNYKSISPDLDSPRDRDRERDRDRDRDRDRDRGGGDRYQYGMSKMRDKDRDRDYKKDKYSDSLRSPKDKRSRSDRDTDHRSNHDRRLKLSVSEKRGGSSSNSDDRERDRERERSERERERERDRDRLRDRDRDRGGIGSGGGSSGGGGVGGSSGGGGVGVSGGGGGSGGVGGDRVNRVGDWSEHVSSSGKKYYYNCKTEVSQWEKPREWVEKESRMMSKDQHREYRDKDRERERERNERDRDDRYSSSASSRSAAYGKHSSSKVVMSRVRWSGVESHRRRHEDNQDMDISPGDSTPTSEANYSHSSTPTNQQGHAVNNAGTTSTDGAPGAGLMANQLPRLLSNPMATQSGIAIPVHTQHQSQSQTSSAYTTSVSTSSPSVLQQQQPQQQQQHMLGSGGDMMLSSNTPGPPGPQIQHLQSSQQQHGQSPHTSTAPGSGSNVSSSLAGLPKILSQITGNKTIEHNELNPQKALQTINNALMMQSRQQNPNGTAVGSSLDSNIGPNSLREHALNSPLYNVSNLSHPTTPMSGGSGMLNHSNHQSNSLNSSNSAANLSGGSNSSQLLSGDGPPTPTQEMDLALPDHRKMEGTSTTTTSAVSSLQGVMTSSQCGRSQGPNLTPSLAKYFRADLISHVTGWPSEILEKTIQKLSEEAHILGDLQCSKVSADLKCARSLVRITEITATLQEQKIMYLRQQIRRLEELKSQNSFMSSDDL; encoded by the exons AATTCAAAATATACTTCATCCAAGAGGGATTATGAGCGAGAGGCTAGCCGATCGGGCGGCTATGGACGCGATCGGGACTCGCCGGCAGGAAGTTCGATGAACAATG gaaATTACAAATCAATATCCCCTGACCTGGATTCGCCGAGAGATCGCGATCGAGAGCGCGACCGGGACCGCGACCGTGACAGGGATAGGGACCGCGGCGGTGGCGACCGGTATCAGTACGGAATGAGCAAAATGCGTGACAAGGATCGTGATCGAGATTATAAAAAGGATAAATATTCAG ATTCGCTACGATCCCCGAAGGATAAGCGTAGTCGCAGCGATCGGGATACGGATCACCGGTCGAATCATGACCGACGGTTGAAGCTGTCTGTGTCCGAGAAGCGCGGTGGATCTAGCTCGAACTCGGACGATCGGGAACGGGACCGTGAGCGGGAAAGAAGTGAACGGGAACGCGAGCGGGAGCGGGATCGCGATCGTCTGCGTGATCGTGATCGCGATCGTGGAGGTATTGGGAGTGGTGGAGGCAGTAGCGGAGGTGGCGGAGTTGGTGGCAGCAGTGGGGGTGGCGGTGTGGGTGTAAGCGGTGGCGGTGGGGGTAGCGGTGGAGTTGGGGGCGACCGAGTAAATCGCGTCGGCGATTGGAGTGAACATGTAAGCTCGTCCGGCAAAAAGTATTACTATAATTGTAAAACTGAGGTGTCCCAGTGGGAAAAACCCAGAGAATGGGTTGAGAAGGAGAG TAGAATGATGTCTAAGGACCAGCATCGTGAGTACCGAGACAAAGACCGAGAGAGGGAACGGGAACGTAACGAGCGCGATCGGGACGATCGGTATTCTTCGTCTGCTAGCAGCCGTTCAGCGGCATATGGCAAGCATTCCAGCAGTAAAGTAGTAATGTCGAGGGTACGGTGGTCCGGAGTGGAATCACATCGAAGACGACATGAAG ATAATCAAGATATGGACATCAGTCCCGGTGATTCAACACCGACCTCGGAAGCCAACTATTCGCACTCGAGCACCCCCACTAATCAACAAGGCCATGCTGTAAACAATGCCGGCACAACCAGCACTGATGGCGCTCCGGGAGCCGGACTGATGGCGAATCAATTGCCCCGGTTGCTGTCAAATCCAATGGCAACGCAGAGTGGTATTGCCATTCCGGTTCACACGCAACATCAGTCCCAATCGCAAACCTCGTCCGCCTATACAACGTCGGTTTCCACCTCATCTCCATCCGTactccagcagcagcaaccacagcagcagcagcagcatatgCTTGGCTCTGGTGGCGACATGATGCTTAGCTCGAATACTCCTGGTCCGCCAGGACCACAAATTCAACACTTGCAATCGTCACAGCAACAACATGGGCAATCTCCACATACGTCCACAGCACCCGGTTCCGGTTCGAACGTTTCGTCGTCTCTAGCCGGCCTGCCGAAAATTCTATCGCAGATTACTGGTAACAAGACGATAGAACACAATGAGCTAAATCCCCAGAAAGCTCTACAGACTATCAACAATGCGCTAATGATGCAATCCAGGCAGCAGAACCCGAATGGTACTGCCGTCGGATCGTCACTAGACAGCAATATAGGTCCCAACAGTTTGAG AGAACACGCACTGAATTCACCGTTGTACAACGTTTCTAATCTGTCTCACCCGACGACTCCAATGTCCGGTGGCAGCGGTATGCTGAACCACAGCAATCATCAGTCCAACAGTCTGAACTCTTCGAATTCGGCGGCAAATCTGAGCGGTGGAAGCAACAGTAGTCAACTATTGAGTGGCGACGGTCCACCGACGCCGACACAAGAAATGGACCTTGCACTGCCGGATCATCGAAAGA TGGAAGGCACCAGCACGACCACGACAAGTGCCGTCAGCAGCCTGCAGGGCGTAATGACATCGTCTCAGTGCGGTCGATCTCAGGGACCGAACCTGACACCCAGTTTAGCCAAGTACTTCCGGGCCGATCTGATATCCCACGTCACGGGATGGCCGTCAGAAATActggagaaaacg ATTCAGAAGCTGTCAGAGGAAGCCCACATTCTAGGTGATCTACAATGCAGTAAAGTATCGGCAGATTTAAAATGTGCTAGGAGTTTAGTTAGAATAACGGAAATCACTGCGACACTGCAAGAACAGAA AATTATGTATCTACGGCAGCAGATTCGTAGATTAGAGGAGCTAAAATCGCAAAACTCTTTTATGTCGTCTGATGATCTATAG